Within the Halorhabdus rudnickae genome, the region GCGAGATCTGCATAGCGGTCGGTCCCGGTTCCCTTCCGGACGTAGCCGTCGATCGATTCCGCGTCCAACTCGGCGTCGATGGCTGACCGGTCGCGACCGGTAAAAAAGAAAAAGGCGAGGTCCGGATCACGGTCGCGGACCGCCTCGAGGAACTCGACGCCGGTCATCTCGGGCATCGTATAGTCGCTGACCACGCAATCAACAGCCGCCGGATCGGCTTCGATTGCCTCCAGTGCTGCAGCCGTCCGCGTCATCGTCTCGACGTCGAGCCGCTCGACCTCTCGCTCCAGGAAGGTCGCACTGATGTCGAGGATGTCGCGATCCTCGTCGACGAGCAGGACGGTGATCGACTCAGACATTGATGCTCTCGAACCTACGAGGTCCTGGCTTTTGTATCTTGAGATGGTATCACTGACTGCAGTTGCGACGGACTGCAATGGGTAGATTCCAGGGCGACTGAAGAGTTGGCGGGATCGAAACGGTCACGGACAGCAGTGTGGGGGTTGGAGGCGTCGTTCAGGCGGTCGCCTCGGATTGCCGGTCCGGTTCGATGTTGACGACGCTGAACCCACACTCCGGACAGCGCCACTTGATTTTCGTCCCGAGTTCCATCGTCGTGCGAGCGATCCGGACGAACGCACGGGTCGTCTCACACCGCGGGCAGTGTCGTTCCGATGTCTCGGCCATACTCGTGTTCGGTCGGCGAGTCCCCTCAACGTTTGGACGCCGGCCATTTTCGTCCAGGATTAAGAGTCTCGAGCCACTTGGAGAGACCATGTCATTGTATACCGGTCGCGGTGACGACGGCAATACCGACCTGCGAGACGCCTCGCGGGTGTCAAAGGCAGGGTCGCGCATCGGAGCCTACGGAACGGTCGACGAACTCAACGCCCTGGTGGGGACGATCAGACCGACGGGAGACGACGATGTGGACGATACACTCGCGGCCGTCCAGAACCACCTCCACGTCCTCCAGGCGGAGTTTGCGAACCCGAGCCCGGGCGATGACGACCCGACTATCCAAGCCGCTCACGTCGAGCGACTCGAAGCGTGGATCGACGAGTTCGACGCGGAACTGCCGCCCCTGGAGTCGTTCGTTCTCCCGGGGGGTTCAGAGACGGGTAGCGCGCTGCATCATGCCAGGACAGTCTGCCGGCGAGCCGAACGGCGTGCGGTCGCGCTGGCCGAAGAGACAGGGACGATCCGGGAGCAACCGCTGACGTATCTGAACCGACTGTCGGATCTGTTGTTCGCGCTGGCACGCCTTCGCAACCACCGCGAGGGCGTCCCCGAAGAGTCACCCACGTACTGACCGCTGACAAAAGGGCGTTTGGGATGCTATCCTACCGAACAGGTCGCGACAACCGTTTTATTCGTGGTTGGCGTACTGAATAGTATGAACAAGCACTTCGAAGACGCACGGTACTACCTCAAGCGGGCGGGCAAAACAGCCAAGAAAGGCGTGTCAGAGGAACTCGAAGTGGTCATGGAGCGGTTCGACGAGATGACCGGCAACGAGAAAGAACCCGAACCGAGCCGCCTCGATGCGGTCAAAGCCGATCTGACCGAGCTACAGGACAACGCCGAGGGCGAGGCAAAAGAGGCCACCGCGGACGCCCGTGAGAAGATGGAGGACTATCGATCGGACAACTGAAGACTCCGGATTCAGGGGCCAGCCGACAGCTTGGTGTTCCCACTGGACGATAGCGAGCGATCGGACACCCCCCAACAGGGAAGCGACAGTCGTTCGAACGGCTCAGTGGAACAAGTACTATCACTCGAGAGAAGGTATGGTTATCGGATTCGAAAACCCCGGAGGTAACTATATTACCGTCTCAGGCCGATATTCGTTATGATTGAGCCGTCGTCGATCGACGTGTTGCTCGTCGACGATAGTGGATTCTTCCGGACTGTCGTTTCCGATAAACTCACCGATTCGGAGGCACTGTCGGTACGAAAGGCGGGTTCCGGGCCGAAAGCTTTGGAGGTGCTTGAACGTGAGGCCATCGACTGCGTCGTGAGTGACTTCGAAATGCCGGAGATGACCGGCCTCGAGCTGTACGAACGTGTCGAAGCGAAGTACGGCCTTCCCTTCGTGTTATTAACTGGCCAGGGCGACGAGGAAACTGCCAGCCTAGCGATCGGTGCCGGCGTCGACGACTACCTGCGGAAAGAAGAGATCGCAGAGAGCGGGCAACTGGACCTGCTCGCCAATCGGATTCGGAACGTCGTCACACAGCGACAGGCCCGCGAGAAGTACGAGTTGCTGGTGAACAACACGCCCGACGAGATATCACAGGTCGGCAACGACGGGACGATCATGGCAACCAACGAGGCGACAGCACGGTCGTTCGACACGACACAATCCGCGCTGGTCGGGCAACATCTGACGGACATTCTGCCGAAAGAGACGGCGGCTGGACGTCTCGAAGAGGGCCGGAAAGCCCTCACGGTCAATTCGGCGGTCACATTCCAGGACAGCGTCGGGTATCGCCACTTCCACAACATCGCCGTGCCAGTGAGCGTCGGCAACGAAGCGGACTCGTTTCAATTAATCACGCGGGACATCACGCAACAGAAACGACGCGAGCAGCAACTCGAAGCAAGGACTGAGAAGTTGGCGGTTATCAATCGTCTCGTCCGCCACGACATCAACAACGACATCCAGTTGCTCATCGGGTGGGCTGATGGTGTCAGCGGGCACGTCAACGACGAGGGCCAGGACTACCTGGAACGCATTCAGGACACCTGCGATCACATCTCAGAGTTGACGACTATCGCGCGTGACTTCGTCGAATCGATCGGGAGCGACACGGACCTAGAGTACTCGAGCATGAATCTGCGCTATATTCTCAAGTCCGAAGTCGAAAAAGCCGAGAGACGACACGAACGTCTCGTCGTCGAGCGGGACGGCGAGATTCCAAACGTGTCCGTCAGGGGGAACGAACTCCTCTCGTCGGTATTCGGGAATCTCCTGAGCAACGCCGTCCGTCACAACGACAAGAGCGAACCGAGAGTGACCATCTACGTCGAGGAGGGCGAGATGGACGTACAGATTTACGTCGCGGACAACGGGCCCGGTATCCCCGAAGCAACTATCGACGGGATCTTCGGCAAGGGAGAGATGGGTCCCGAGAGCCCCGGAACCGGGATCGGCCTCTATCTGGTTCACACGATCGTCGAGCGCTTTGACGGGCACGTCAGCGTCGAGAACGCTGCTGACCGAGCCGCTGAAGGGGACGCAACTGTGACCGGCGATGGTGGCTGTGTGTTCACAGTCGAACTCCCGAAACGGCTCTGAGCACTCAGAGTGGGTCAGCGAGCGTTTCCTCGGGTACCGAAAGGACCGTCTCGTTGGTGCTTCGAAACTACGGGACCTTCGAGATCGGAAAACAACTGTTAAGTTGGGTGCTGGATTAGGCTGGAATGGCCGGGTTGGTGATCTAGTCCGGTTATGATACCTCCTTCACACGGAGGAAGTCGGCGGTTCAAATCCGCCCCAACCCACTTTTGCCGCGAACAACTCGTGAGCGGCAAATGCGGTTAGGAGAATTTGAGACCCAGAGGACGAGCGTAGCGGAGGCCTTGCGGTTCAAATCCGCCCCAACCCATTCTTAGGACGCACCCGGCCTGTGTGGAGAACGTGTGATCGTGGAGAGTCGATCCGGGATCACGTGCCAACGAGGGGAACGAACGTCTACTGATCGTCGTGAGTGCCTGACGTCTCAGACGACATATCAGCCGTTGACTTGCGCTGGTCTTCGACAGAGAACGCTTCGAGTGAAGCGGCCAGTTCGGTCGCCCGGTCTTTGAGTTCGGTCGCGTTGTTGGCGATCTCTGTGACGGACGCCGTTTGTTCCTCGGCGGCAGCGGAAACCTGTTCGGCGTCTTCGGTAACGGTTTGGCTGATCTCAGAGACTTCGTCGACACGGCTCACAACGCGTTGTGTCGAGTCGGCCTGTTCGTCGGTCGTCGTGTTGATGTCCTGAATACCCTGGTTGGTGTCTTCGATAGCGTCGACGATCTCCTCCAGTGCGTTGGAAGCTTCTCTGACTGTCGCAACGCCGTCGCTGATCTGGTCGCTCGTCGTCCGGATATCTGAGACGGTCTCGTCGGTCGCTTCCTGAAGCTCCTCGATCTGGGTCTCGATCTGTTCGGCGGAGGATCTGGTCTCTTCGGCAAGGT harbors:
- a CDS encoding DUF7838 family putative zinc beta-ribbon protein yields the protein MAETSERHCPRCETTRAFVRIARTTMELGTKIKWRCPECGFSVVNIEPDRQSEATA
- a CDS encoding response regulator, which produces MIEPSSIDVLLVDDSGFFRTVVSDKLTDSEALSVRKAGSGPKALEVLEREAIDCVVSDFEMPEMTGLELYERVEAKYGLPFVLLTGQGDEETASLAIGAGVDDYLRKEEIAESGQLDLLANRIRNVVTQRQAREKYELLVNNTPDEISQVGNDGTIMATNEATARSFDTTQSALVGQHLTDILPKETAAGRLEEGRKALTVNSAVTFQDSVGYRHFHNIAVPVSVGNEADSFQLITRDITQQKRREQQLEARTEKLAVINRLVRHDINNDIQLLIGWADGVSGHVNDEGQDYLERIQDTCDHISELTTIARDFVESIGSDTDLEYSSMNLRYILKSEVEKAERRHERLVVERDGEIPNVSVRGNELLSSVFGNLLSNAVRHNDKSEPRVTIYVEEGEMDVQIYVADNGPGIPEATIDGIFGKGEMGPESPGTGIGLYLVHTIVERFDGHVSVENAADRAAEGDATVTGDGGCVFTVELPKRL
- a CDS encoding DUF7553 family protein, encoding MNKHFEDARYYLKRAGKTAKKGVSEELEVVMERFDEMTGNEKEPEPSRLDAVKADLTELQDNAEGEAKEATADAREKMEDYRSDN
- a CDS encoding cob(I)yrinic acid a,c-diamide adenosyltransferase; this translates as MSLYTGRGDDGNTDLRDASRVSKAGSRIGAYGTVDELNALVGTIRPTGDDDVDDTLAAVQNHLHVLQAEFANPSPGDDDPTIQAAHVERLEAWIDEFDAELPPLESFVLPGGSETGSALHHARTVCRRAERRAVALAEETGTIREQPLTYLNRLSDLLFALARLRNHREGVPEESPTY
- a CDS encoding response regulator translates to MSESITVLLVDEDRDILDISATFLEREVERLDVETMTRTAAALEAIEADPAAVDCVVSDYTMPEMTGVEFLEAVRDRDPDLAFFFFTGRDRSAIDAELDAESIDGYVRKGTGTDRYADLATDIVETVEN